In Erythrolamprus reginae isolate rEryReg1 chromosome 10, rEryReg1.hap1, whole genome shotgun sequence, one DNA window encodes the following:
- the PRR14L gene encoding protein PRR14L isoform X4: MKADGPGQYSHPAGEPRAQARTGALLKASQCSGGAAASGDGSFVSQEPLGPASSKEEEEEPPTCARPTGEKRFQMDAVSNSRPSVQQEMFETPLHACPPGTSLETTGQTFQGSPAWGERMHLSGAACKGPEGSFFKSGPSSGRMEDLGEASELQGPEAPTVPKDRPSENGCSPLCDVVQAASGGEPRGSPSEAGSIQQNGSSPFRHEKCITLGKGNGALLLKRNSFVFLQNSCSIEYVSVLLSRLPPQLDLGGDGFPLRVEPEGTLRTALLLCDLAQPLRAARSIRVPEVSVSAGEKSLLVPPLHGPSPFAQKADPGSGRRGPILYSLSPEGVIVMRRTEAWLHHKTAFAPRQDSGKLQAGMNEGAWEMVRWGLRGAESGEVAMEPFWRKILCFSDQTLSDLSSAPEEIYALARNLFLDCKHLPKGRRRAATEISLSLGISPALSESSGRFSLQFLFSCSPYRKNWVGLDGARSPLDCVYPLEVPGSHLSRAEAENWSVDGRDAFDGSESILERKSNLFLPSCERVEVHKASFGADAGGMKTIENAPVRNNTRLFLQLAFDGDLSKTFPLCRATFRKGQCLEEQKKYQIHPPSPACNLSYLNKKDSCLCTKRLTQQTEPVYQMNIFLYPCYFLDGCTLFEQKNNSPKTEFLKHQRPSLIFCKKLSHHDLQTVISLAVKYVRCNKNESLHSKMELKATPPATAVLTEYHQGLFQEIIIESSNNNNQRSEFAGHLLNKDFLESQNRRTLFGCSESTSESLSGNDFVKNRTQSKTDNLHSASESVHKSLSEKFSFKNGLLSASKLALSPFQTGATTSAQIKGQERMKGLLLKSYRKRKRPSLVSAGLGCQNKKMCFFPKDAVSMSPSLKAHGSPLAQRPRRGTLLLGRGADGGSWPFGLGRERVSSSPRAVAAAAGPLTSKGTHQRFRGPGIEATVSLAPLGQPLGAAQGLEAVLREPGRTAGMTAEGFPLRILSDTEALLEMLPSGGGMFTFSFKALTHGALPLGSPEDISEHGSIKAKGCPGHTVMWWHLESLRWVLQTKLFLSSRKLTEALGSSLASSSGLEEGRLASFPMWPWIKGGHLLRVESRRELAGAPEKGLEGPLVDERLGRRDSGVGAQLPAPKEKAQGGRRLATGQPPGNPSEEKAEGPGDPAGGTLAFLGRAGQKRRQKEPPFHGLSGSKRPKRTQRGGETASLNLCVRNRWGQANRWPSSMGAFGGLDRAAGCNQSGSPDIFGYLPLQSPFPAFGKVSETACIKAGMLRWLRAPKPLTSEGPPEMLPGEKGDLVYSVPLATQPAAPPALLWDPTAKQQGPQSSLPAVSWLSGQPKNACLLTRVSWLAEELLGPTCQPFPPRGGLLPSAAKWGPLRRRRRQRRLEVFSFVSLKLDSPLRHSSNSGSFKMPGSQAPPFCSVESAVLCFFEMNSNGHSPPVPPGYLHHHMDAGPAGKLPKTGPLSPVSRWALGSPLPQLPSAQSLSCLPPPRCPDIRPVQKDAKPGYTLTPKEGEAVAHRMGCLAPGLPTALALFSPGCYRAWTRRKRRRRRPSSGIPAVQRPSLLQLAQGLKGIQCGTSVSADLFSYLLGSVLSVWSQRGPSSPFCKPTPLHSSPSKGEAALPAMASLSHRSRLSLPPLVPSLPSDIPPGAVKNDTRLESILSVLLPTSCQAPEPARPPLSFPALGSGDGKEASVPASPKTGAPREKDASENRPKKVSLIRIRKTIPKPDPNLTPMGLPRPKRLKKTEFSLEEIYTNQNYKSPPATRCLETIFEEPKEKNGSLISVSQQKRKRILEFQDFTIPRKRRARSRVRVTGGYTRAKKAALEGRELDVLLIQKLTDLETFFAKEETQEQAALCS; this comes from the exons ATGAAGGCTGATGGGCCTGGGCAGTATAGTCACCCAGCGGGAGAGCCCAGGGCCCAAGCGAGGACAGGTGCGCTGCTCAAGGCCAGCCAGTGCTCAGGTGGAGCTGCAGCTTCGGGAGATGGCAGCTTTGTTTCTCAAGAGCCTCTCGGTCCTGCCTcgtccaaagaagaagaagaagaaccccCGACCTGTGCCAGACCCACTGGGGAAAAGAGGTTTCAAATGGATGCCGTTTCTAACAGTCGCCCATCAGTTCAGCAAGAGATGTTTGAGACGCCTTTGCATGCTTGCCCACCGGGCACGAGCCTTGAAACCACCGGTCAGACTTTTCAAGGCAGCCCCGCTTGGGGTGAGCGCATGCATCTCTCTGGGGCAGCCTGCAAAGGGCCGGAGGGAAGCTTCTTCAAGAGCGGTCCGAGCAGTGGAAGGATGGAGGatctgggagaagcctctgagcTGCAGGGGCCTGAGGCTCCGACGGTGCCCAAAGACCGGCCTTCCGAAAATGGCTGTTCCCCGCTTTGTGATGTTGTCCAAGCAGCATCTGGAGGTGAGCCAAGAGGGAGCCCTTCAGAGGCCGGTAGTATCCAACAGAATGGAAGTTCTCCCTTCCGCCATGAAAAATGTATCACTTTGGGAAAAGGAAATGGAGCTCTTTTGTTGAAAAGAAACAGCTTTGTGTTCCTTCAGAACAGCTGCAGTATAGAGTATGTTTCTGTGCTTCTCAGCCGCTTGCCTCCTCAGCTGGACTTGGGGGGAGATGGCTTCCCACTCCGAGTGGAGCCTGAGGGGACCCTGAGGACAGCCCTCCTGCTCTGTGATTTGGCTCAGCCTCTGCGGGCTGCCCGTTCTATCCGTGTCCCAGAGGTCAGTGTGAGTGCTGGTGAAAAAAGCCTTCTAGTCCCTCCACTCCATGGCCCATCACCATTTGCCCAGAAGGCTGACCCAGGCTCAGGCCGCAGAGGGCCCATCTTATACAGCCTGTCTCCAGAGGGAGTCATTGTGATGCGAAGGACCGAGGCCTGGCTTCATCACAAGACAGCGTTTGCTCCAAGGCAAGACAGCGGCAAACTCCAGGCAGGAATGAATGAAGGGGCCTGGGAGATGGTCAGATGGGGGCTGAGAGGGGCAGAAAGTGGGGAGGTTGCTATGGAACCTTTCTGGAGAAAAATACTCTGCTTTAGTGACCAGACCTTGAGTGATCTTTCTTCGGCTCCAGAGGAGATCTACGCCCTGGCAAGAAATCTCTTCTTGGATTGCAAACATCTACCAAAAGGCAGAAGAAGGGCGGCCACCGAAATCTCTCTCAGCTTGGGAATAAGCCCAGCCCTTTCAGAGTCCAGTGGGAGATTTTCACTACAATTTTTGTTCAGTTGCTCTCCCTACAGAAAGAACTGGGTGGGCCTGGATGGGGCGAGAAGCCCCTTGGACTGTGTTTATCCTCTGGAGGTTCCTGGCTCTCATCTGTCAAGGGCAGAAGCTGAAAACTGGAGTGTTGATGGTAGAGATGCTTTTGATGGTTCAGAAAGTATTCTGGAGAGGAAGAGTAATCTTTTCCTTCCATCCTGTGAAAGGGTAGAAGTCCACAAAGCTTCCTTTGGAGCTGATGCTGGTGGCATGAAAACTATAGAAAATGCACCGGTACGTAACAATACTCGACTGTTCCTTCAGCTGGCATTTGATGGAGACTTGAGCAAAACTTTCCCCCTTTGTAGAGCCACTTTTAGAAAAGGTCAGTGCCTTGAAGAACAAAAGAAATATCAGATTCACCCCCCTTCCCCAGCATGTAATCTctcttatttaaataaaaaagactCTTGTTTATGTACTAAACGTTTGACTCAGCAGACGGAACCCGTTTATCAGATGAACATATTTCTTTATCCGTGTTATTTCCTTGATGGTTGCACCTTGTTTGAACAGAAAAACAATTCACCAAAGACAGAGTTTCTGAAACACCAGAGGCCTTCCTTAATTTTCTGCAAGAAACTAAGTCATCATGATTTGCAAACCGTGATCAGTTTGGCTGTGAAATACGTCCGGTGTAATAAAAATGAATCATTGCATTCAAAGATGGAGCTGAAGGCAACCCCACCAGCTACTGCAGTTTTAACCGAATACCATCAAGGTCTATTTCAAGAAATCATCATTGAATCATCCAATAATAATAACCAGAGGTCAGAATTTGCTGGCCATCTACTGAACAAAGACTTTTTAGAATCACAAAATCGCAGGACACTATTTGGATGCTCAGAGTCTACTTCTGAATCACTGAGCGGGAATGATTTTGTGAAGAATCGGACTCAGTCGAAGACCGATAACCTCCATTCTGCCTCTGAATCCGTCCACAAAAGTCTATCGGAGAAGTTCAGCTTTAAAAATGGATTATTGTCTGCCAGTAAATTGGCTTTATCTCCTTTTCAAACAGGCGCTACAACTTCTGCCCAAATTAAAGGccaggaaagaatgaaaggactacttttaaaatcatacagaaaaagaaagagacctaGTTTGGTATCTGCAGGCCTAGGCTGCCAGAATAAAAAAATGTGCTTCTTTCCAAAAGATGCAGTATCGATGTCCCCTTCTTTGAAAGCCCACGGCTCCCCTCTTGCCCAGCGACCCCGTCGAGGGACCCTCCTGCTTGGAAGAGGCGCTGATGGTGGCAGTTGGCCCTTCGGCCTGGGAAGGGAAAGGGTGAGCAGCTCCCCCAGAGCAGTTGCGGCTGCAGCCGGCCCTCTGACCAGCAAGGGGACACACCAGCGCTTCAGGGGTCCCGGGATAGAAGCCACGGTCTCCCTGGCTCCCTTAGGGCAGCCATTGGGAGCAGCGCAGGGTTTGGAAGCTGTCCTGAGAGAGCCCGGCCGGACAGCTGGGATGACGGCGGAAGGATTTCCCCTTCGCATTCTTTCTGATACTGAGGCCCTCCTGGAAATGCTTCCTTCCGGGGGTGGGATGTTCACCTTTTCATTCAAGGCCCTGACGCATGGAGCACTTCCTCTTGGCTCACCTGAAGACATTTCAGAACATGGTTCCATAAAAGCCAAAGGTTGCCCAGGGCACACGGTGATGTGGTGGCACCTAGAGAGCCTGCGTTGGGTGCTGCAGACGAAACTCTTCCTGTCCTCAAGGAAACTCACAGAAGCCCTCGGCAGCTCACTGGCATCCTCTTCTGGCCTAGAAGAAGGGAGGTTAGCAAGCTTCCCCATGTGGCCCTGGATCAAAGGAGGACATTTGCTGAGGGTAGAGAGCAGGCGGGAGCTGGCAGGGGCCCCAGAGAAAGGCCTGGAAGGGCCCTTGGTGGACGAGCGTCTCGGGAGGAGAGACTCTGGAGTAGGGGCTCAGCTACCGGCCCCAAAGGAGAAGGCCCAAGGGGGGAGGAGGCTTGCAACAGGACAGCCTCCAGGCAACCCCTCTGAGGAGAAGGCTGAGGGTCCGGGAGATCCTGCAGGGGGCACTTTGGCTTTTCTAGGAAGGGCTGGGCAGAAGAGGCGGCAGAAGGAACCCCCTTTCCACGGGCTAAGCGGATCAAAAAGGCCGAAGAGGACCCAGAGGGGTGGAGAGACGGCAAGCTTGAATCTTTGCGTCCGGAATCGTTGGGGGCAGGCCAACCGCTGGCCCAGCTCCATGGGAGCTTTCGGCGGCCTTGATCGAGCCGCCGGCTGCAATCAGAGTGGAAGCCCTGACATTTTTGGGTATTTGCCCCTGCAAAGCCCTTTTCCAGCCTTCGGGAAAGTGTCCGAGACCGCCTGCATCAAAGCCGGCATGCTCCGCTGGCTCAGGGCACCAAAACCTCTGACATCCGAGGGCCCCCCTGAGATGCTCCCTGGAGAAAAGGGGGACCTTGTTTATTCCGTACCATTAGCCACCCAGCCGGCAGCCCCACCAGCCCTCCTCTGGGACCCCACGGCAAAGCAGCAAGGCCCCCAGAGCAGCTTGCCGGCTGTCTCCTGGCTCTCCGGGCAGCCCAAAAATGCCTGCTTGTTGACGAGGGTCTCCTGGCTAGCAGAGGAATTGCTGGGCCCCACCTGCCAACCCTTCCCGCCTCGCGGGGGGCTGCTCCCTTCAGCTGCCAAATGGGGCCccctcaggaggaggaggaggcagcggcGGTTGGAAGTCTTCTCCTTTGTCAGTTTAAAGTTGGACTCTCCTCTGCGTCACAGCAGCAACAGCGGCTCCTTCAAGATGCCCGGCTCCCAGGCTCCGCCCTTTTGTTCCGTCGAATCGGCGGTCCTGTGCTTCTTTGAGATGAACAGCAACGGTCACAGCCCTCCAGTTCCCCCAGGGTATCTCCATCACCACATGGACGCTGGTCCTGCTGGGAAGCTCCCAAAGACCGGGCCCCTGAGCCCGGTCTCCAGATGGGCTCTCGGCAGTCCACTGCCTCAGCTGCCCTCCGCACAGAGCCTCTCCTGCCTTCCGCCACCGAGGTGCCCAGATATCAGGCCAGTCCAGAAAGACGCCAAGCCTGGTTACACGCTGACCCCCAAGGAGGGAGAGGCCGTTGCCCACAGGATGGGCTGCCTGGCCCCTGGCCTCCCGACCGCCTTAGCCTTGTTTTCCCCCGGCTGCTATCGTGCTTggacaaggaggaagaggaggaggagacgccccagcagtggaatcccagcGGTCCAGCGACCGAGCCTGCTGCAGCTTGCGCAGGGCTTAAAGGGCATCCAGTGTGGTACTTCTGTGTCGGCCGACCTCTTCTCTTACCTGCTGGGCAGCGTGCTGTCCGTCTGGAGCCAGCGTGGACCCTCCAGCCCCTTCTGCAAACCCACCCCTCTGCATTCCAGCCCCAGCAAGGGAGAAGCAGCCCTGCCTGCCATGGCCAGCCTGAGCCACAGAAGCAG GCTAAGCTTGCCTCCTCTGGTGCCCAGCCTGCCAAGTGACATTCCTCCCGGGGCTGTGAAGAACGACACGAG GTTGGAGTCCATCTTGTCTGTGCTCTTGCCAACCTCTTGCCAAGCTCCCGAACCAGCCCGCCCTCCTTTAAGCTTTCCAGCTCTTGGATCTGGAGACGGAAAGGAAGCTTCTGTCCCGGCATCACCCAAGACCGGAGCTCCACGTGAGAAA gACGCGTCGGAGAACAGGCCAAAGAAAGTATCCCTGATCCGCATTCGGAAGACGATTCCTAAGCCAGACCCCAACCTCACCCCCATGGGGCTTCCCAGACCAAAGAG GTTAAAGAAGACCGAATTCAGCTTGGAGGAAATCTATACCAATCAGAATTACAAATCTCCCCCAGCTACCAG gtgcCTGGAAACCATTTTTGAAGAGCCAAAGGAGAAAAATGGGTCTTTGATCTCTgtcagccagcagaagagaaaacGGATTTTGGAGTTCCAGGACTTCACCATTCCCCGGAAGAGGAGAGCTCGTAGCAGAGTCCGAGTGACGGGCGGCTACACTCGGGCGAAGAAGGCGGCCCTTGAAGGAAGGGAACTTGACGTCCTCCTCATTCAGAAACTGACCGACCTTGAGACTTTCTTCGCCAAGGAGGAGACGCAGGAGCAAGCTGCATTGTGTAGTTGA
- the PRR14L gene encoding protein PRR14L isoform X3, whose protein sequence is MSSAGWEFHAASADPREAPGPAGGRPSLALPREPHGRRSLRASRPEMLQPQEPEMRGGLKRPGWCEGGPGGGNARPGEKAFQLNQKGRKRVSSPSCLEIKDLPQNLESPAKVRVASEKQPGLPREAPGMKADGPGQYSHPAGEPRAQARTGALLKASQCSGGAAASGDGSFVSQEPLGPASSKEEEEEPPTCARPTGEKRFQMDAVSNSRPSVQQEMFETPLHACPPGTSLETTGQTFQGSPAWGERMHLSGAACKGPEGSFFKSGPSSGRMEDLGEASELQGPEAPTVPKDRPSENGCSPLCDVVQAASGGEPRGSPSEAGSIQQNGSSPFRHEKCITLGKGNGALLLKRNSFVFLQNSCSIEYVSVLLSRLPPQLDLGGDGFPLRVEPEGTLRTALLLCDLAQPLRAARSIRVPEVSVSAGEKSLLVPPLHGPSPFAQKADPGSGRRGPILYSLSPEGVIVMRRTEAWLHHKTAFAPRQDSGKLQAGMNEGAWEMVRWGLRGAESGEVAMEPFWRKILCFSDQTLSDLSSAPEEIYALARNLFLDCKHLPKGRRRAATEISLSLGISPALSESSGRFSLQFLFSCSPYRKNWVGLDGARSPLDCVYPLEVPGSHLSRAEAENWSVDGRDAFDGSESILERKSNLFLPSCERVEVHKASFGADAGGMKTIENAPVRNNTRLFLQLAFDGDLSKTFPLCRATFRKGQCLEEQKKYQIHPPSPACNLSYLNKKDSCLCTKRLTQQTEPVYQMNIFLYPCYFLDGCTLFEQKNNSPKTEFLKHQRPSLIFCKKLSHHDLQTVISLAVKYVRCNKNESLHSKMELKATPPATAVLTEYHQGLFQEIIIESSNNNNQRSEFAGHLLNKDFLESQNRRTLFGCSESTSESLSGNDFVKNRTQSKTDNLHSASESVHKSLSEKFSFKNGLLSASKLALSPFQTGATTSAQIKGQERMKGLLLKSYRKRKRPSLVSAGLGCQNKKMCFFPKDAVSMSPSLKAHGSPLAQRPRRGTLLLGRGADGGSWPFGLGRERVSSSPRAVAAAAGPLTSKGTHQRFRGPGIEATVSLAPLGQPLGAAQGLEAVLREPGRTAGMTAEGFPLRILSDTEALLEMLPSGGGMFTFSFKALTHGALPLGSPEDISEHGSIKAKGCPGHTVMWWHLESLRWVLQTKLFLSSRKLTEALGSSLASSSGLEEGRLASFPMWPWIKGGHLLRVESRRELAGAPEKGLEGPLVDERLGRRDSGVGAQLPAPKEKAQGGRRLATGQPPGNPSEEKAEGPGDPAGGTLAFLGRAGQKRRQKEPPFHGLSGSKRPKRTQRGGETASLNLCVRNRWGQANRWPSSMGAFGGLDRAAGCNQSGSPDIFGYLPLQSPFPAFGKVSETACIKAGMLRWLRAPKPLTSEGPPEMLPGEKGDLVYSVPLATQPAAPPALLWDPTAKQQGPQSSLPAVSWLSGQPKNACLLTRVSWLAEELLGPTCQPFPPRGGLLPSAAKWGPLRRRRRQRRLEVFSFVSLKLDSPLRHSSNSGSFKMPGSQAPPFCSVESAVLCFFEMNSNGHSPPVPPGYLHHHMDAGPAGKLPKTGPLSPVSRWALGSPLPQLPSAQSLSCLPPPRCPDIRPVQKDAKPGYTLTPKEGEAVAHRMGCLAPGLPTALALFSPGCYRAWTRRKRRRRRPSSGIPAVQRPSLLQLAQGLKGIQCGTSVSADLFSYLLGSVLSVWSQRGPSSPFCKPTPLHSSPSKGEAALPAMASLSHRSRLSLPPLVPSLPSDIPPGAVKNDTRLESILSVLLPTSCQAPEPARPPLSFPALGSGDGKEASVPASPKTGAPREKDASENRPKKVSLIRIRKTIPKPDPNLTPMGLPRPKRLKKTEFSLEEIYTNQNYKSPPATRCLETIFEEPKEKNGSLISVSQQKRKRILEFQDFTIPRKRRARSRVRVTGGYTRAKKAALEGRELDVLLIQKLTDLETFFAKEETQEQAALCS, encoded by the exons AAAGCCCAGCGAAAGTGCGAGTGGCGTCTGAGAAGCAACCCGGGCTCCCGAGAGAAGCTCCAGGTATGAAGGCTGATGGGCCTGGGCAGTATAGTCACCCAGCGGGAGAGCCCAGGGCCCAAGCGAGGACAGGTGCGCTGCTCAAGGCCAGCCAGTGCTCAGGTGGAGCTGCAGCTTCGGGAGATGGCAGCTTTGTTTCTCAAGAGCCTCTCGGTCCTGCCTcgtccaaagaagaagaagaagaaccccCGACCTGTGCCAGACCCACTGGGGAAAAGAGGTTTCAAATGGATGCCGTTTCTAACAGTCGCCCATCAGTTCAGCAAGAGATGTTTGAGACGCCTTTGCATGCTTGCCCACCGGGCACGAGCCTTGAAACCACCGGTCAGACTTTTCAAGGCAGCCCCGCTTGGGGTGAGCGCATGCATCTCTCTGGGGCAGCCTGCAAAGGGCCGGAGGGAAGCTTCTTCAAGAGCGGTCCGAGCAGTGGAAGGATGGAGGatctgggagaagcctctgagcTGCAGGGGCCTGAGGCTCCGACGGTGCCCAAAGACCGGCCTTCCGAAAATGGCTGTTCCCCGCTTTGTGATGTTGTCCAAGCAGCATCTGGAGGTGAGCCAAGAGGGAGCCCTTCAGAGGCCGGTAGTATCCAACAGAATGGAAGTTCTCCCTTCCGCCATGAAAAATGTATCACTTTGGGAAAAGGAAATGGAGCTCTTTTGTTGAAAAGAAACAGCTTTGTGTTCCTTCAGAACAGCTGCAGTATAGAGTATGTTTCTGTGCTTCTCAGCCGCTTGCCTCCTCAGCTGGACTTGGGGGGAGATGGCTTCCCACTCCGAGTGGAGCCTGAGGGGACCCTGAGGACAGCCCTCCTGCTCTGTGATTTGGCTCAGCCTCTGCGGGCTGCCCGTTCTATCCGTGTCCCAGAGGTCAGTGTGAGTGCTGGTGAAAAAAGCCTTCTAGTCCCTCCACTCCATGGCCCATCACCATTTGCCCAGAAGGCTGACCCAGGCTCAGGCCGCAGAGGGCCCATCTTATACAGCCTGTCTCCAGAGGGAGTCATTGTGATGCGAAGGACCGAGGCCTGGCTTCATCACAAGACAGCGTTTGCTCCAAGGCAAGACAGCGGCAAACTCCAGGCAGGAATGAATGAAGGGGCCTGGGAGATGGTCAGATGGGGGCTGAGAGGGGCAGAAAGTGGGGAGGTTGCTATGGAACCTTTCTGGAGAAAAATACTCTGCTTTAGTGACCAGACCTTGAGTGATCTTTCTTCGGCTCCAGAGGAGATCTACGCCCTGGCAAGAAATCTCTTCTTGGATTGCAAACATCTACCAAAAGGCAGAAGAAGGGCGGCCACCGAAATCTCTCTCAGCTTGGGAATAAGCCCAGCCCTTTCAGAGTCCAGTGGGAGATTTTCACTACAATTTTTGTTCAGTTGCTCTCCCTACAGAAAGAACTGGGTGGGCCTGGATGGGGCGAGAAGCCCCTTGGACTGTGTTTATCCTCTGGAGGTTCCTGGCTCTCATCTGTCAAGGGCAGAAGCTGAAAACTGGAGTGTTGATGGTAGAGATGCTTTTGATGGTTCAGAAAGTATTCTGGAGAGGAAGAGTAATCTTTTCCTTCCATCCTGTGAAAGGGTAGAAGTCCACAAAGCTTCCTTTGGAGCTGATGCTGGTGGCATGAAAACTATAGAAAATGCACCGGTACGTAACAATACTCGACTGTTCCTTCAGCTGGCATTTGATGGAGACTTGAGCAAAACTTTCCCCCTTTGTAGAGCCACTTTTAGAAAAGGTCAGTGCCTTGAAGAACAAAAGAAATATCAGATTCACCCCCCTTCCCCAGCATGTAATCTctcttatttaaataaaaaagactCTTGTTTATGTACTAAACGTTTGACTCAGCAGACGGAACCCGTTTATCAGATGAACATATTTCTTTATCCGTGTTATTTCCTTGATGGTTGCACCTTGTTTGAACAGAAAAACAATTCACCAAAGACAGAGTTTCTGAAACACCAGAGGCCTTCCTTAATTTTCTGCAAGAAACTAAGTCATCATGATTTGCAAACCGTGATCAGTTTGGCTGTGAAATACGTCCGGTGTAATAAAAATGAATCATTGCATTCAAAGATGGAGCTGAAGGCAACCCCACCAGCTACTGCAGTTTTAACCGAATACCATCAAGGTCTATTTCAAGAAATCATCATTGAATCATCCAATAATAATAACCAGAGGTCAGAATTTGCTGGCCATCTACTGAACAAAGACTTTTTAGAATCACAAAATCGCAGGACACTATTTGGATGCTCAGAGTCTACTTCTGAATCACTGAGCGGGAATGATTTTGTGAAGAATCGGACTCAGTCGAAGACCGATAACCTCCATTCTGCCTCTGAATCCGTCCACAAAAGTCTATCGGAGAAGTTCAGCTTTAAAAATGGATTATTGTCTGCCAGTAAATTGGCTTTATCTCCTTTTCAAACAGGCGCTACAACTTCTGCCCAAATTAAAGGccaggaaagaatgaaaggactacttttaaaatcatacagaaaaagaaagagacctaGTTTGGTATCTGCAGGCCTAGGCTGCCAGAATAAAAAAATGTGCTTCTTTCCAAAAGATGCAGTATCGATGTCCCCTTCTTTGAAAGCCCACGGCTCCCCTCTTGCCCAGCGACCCCGTCGAGGGACCCTCCTGCTTGGAAGAGGCGCTGATGGTGGCAGTTGGCCCTTCGGCCTGGGAAGGGAAAGGGTGAGCAGCTCCCCCAGAGCAGTTGCGGCTGCAGCCGGCCCTCTGACCAGCAAGGGGACACACCAGCGCTTCAGGGGTCCCGGGATAGAAGCCACGGTCTCCCTGGCTCCCTTAGGGCAGCCATTGGGAGCAGCGCAGGGTTTGGAAGCTGTCCTGAGAGAGCCCGGCCGGACAGCTGGGATGACGGCGGAAGGATTTCCCCTTCGCATTCTTTCTGATACTGAGGCCCTCCTGGAAATGCTTCCTTCCGGGGGTGGGATGTTCACCTTTTCATTCAAGGCCCTGACGCATGGAGCACTTCCTCTTGGCTCACCTGAAGACATTTCAGAACATGGTTCCATAAAAGCCAAAGGTTGCCCAGGGCACACGGTGATGTGGTGGCACCTAGAGAGCCTGCGTTGGGTGCTGCAGACGAAACTCTTCCTGTCCTCAAGGAAACTCACAGAAGCCCTCGGCAGCTCACTGGCATCCTCTTCTGGCCTAGAAGAAGGGAGGTTAGCAAGCTTCCCCATGTGGCCCTGGATCAAAGGAGGACATTTGCTGAGGGTAGAGAGCAGGCGGGAGCTGGCAGGGGCCCCAGAGAAAGGCCTGGAAGGGCCCTTGGTGGACGAGCGTCTCGGGAGGAGAGACTCTGGAGTAGGGGCTCAGCTACCGGCCCCAAAGGAGAAGGCCCAAGGGGGGAGGAGGCTTGCAACAGGACAGCCTCCAGGCAACCCCTCTGAGGAGAAGGCTGAGGGTCCGGGAGATCCTGCAGGGGGCACTTTGGCTTTTCTAGGAAGGGCTGGGCAGAAGAGGCGGCAGAAGGAACCCCCTTTCCACGGGCTAAGCGGATCAAAAAGGCCGAAGAGGACCCAGAGGGGTGGAGAGACGGCAAGCTTGAATCTTTGCGTCCGGAATCGTTGGGGGCAGGCCAACCGCTGGCCCAGCTCCATGGGAGCTTTCGGCGGCCTTGATCGAGCCGCCGGCTGCAATCAGAGTGGAAGCCCTGACATTTTTGGGTATTTGCCCCTGCAAAGCCCTTTTCCAGCCTTCGGGAAAGTGTCCGAGACCGCCTGCATCAAAGCCGGCATGCTCCGCTGGCTCAGGGCACCAAAACCTCTGACATCCGAGGGCCCCCCTGAGATGCTCCCTGGAGAAAAGGGGGACCTTGTTTATTCCGTACCATTAGCCACCCAGCCGGCAGCCCCACCAGCCCTCCTCTGGGACCCCACGGCAAAGCAGCAAGGCCCCCAGAGCAGCTTGCCGGCTGTCTCCTGGCTCTCCGGGCAGCCCAAAAATGCCTGCTTGTTGACGAGGGTCTCCTGGCTAGCAGAGGAATTGCTGGGCCCCACCTGCCAACCCTTCCCGCCTCGCGGGGGGCTGCTCCCTTCAGCTGCCAAATGGGGCCccctcaggaggaggaggaggcagcggcGGTTGGAAGTCTTCTCCTTTGTCAGTTTAAAGTTGGACTCTCCTCTGCGTCACAGCAGCAACAGCGGCTCCTTCAAGATGCCCGGCTCCCAGGCTCCGCCCTTTTGTTCCGTCGAATCGGCGGTCCTGTGCTTCTTTGAGATGAACAGCAACGGTCACAGCCCTCCAGTTCCCCCAGGGTATCTCCATCACCACATGGACGCTGGTCCTGCTGGGAAGCTCCCAAAGACCGGGCCCCTGAGCCCGGTCTCCAGATGGGCTCTCGGCAGTCCACTGCCTCAGCTGCCCTCCGCACAGAGCCTCTCCTGCCTTCCGCCACCGAGGTGCCCAGATATCAGGCCAGTCCAGAAAGACGCCAAGCCTGGTTACACGCTGACCCCCAAGGAGGGAGAGGCCGTTGCCCACAGGATGGGCTGCCTGGCCCCTGGCCTCCCGACCGCCTTAGCCTTGTTTTCCCCCGGCTGCTATCGTGCTTggacaaggaggaagaggaggaggagacgccccagcagtggaatcccagcGGTCCAGCGACCGAGCCTGCTGCAGCTTGCGCAGGGCTTAAAGGGCATCCAGTGTGGTACTTCTGTGTCGGCCGACCTCTTCTCTTACCTGCTGGGCAGCGTGCTGTCCGTCTGGAGCCAGCGTGGACCCTCCAGCCCCTTCTGCAAACCCACCCCTCTGCATTCCAGCCCCAGCAAGGGAGAAGCAGCCCTGCCTGCCATGGCCAGCCTGAGCCACAGAAGCAG GCTAAGCTTGCCTCCTCTGGTGCCCAGCCTGCCAAGTGACATTCCTCCCGGGGCTGTGAAGAACGACACGAG GTTGGAGTCCATCTTGTCTGTGCTCTTGCCAACCTCTTGCCAAGCTCCCGAACCAGCCCGCCCTCCTTTAAGCTTTCCAGCTCTTGGATCTGGAGACGGAAAGGAAGCTTCTGTCCCGGCATCACCCAAGACCGGAGCTCCACGTGAGAAA gACGCGTCGGAGAACAGGCCAAAGAAAGTATCCCTGATCCGCATTCGGAAGACGATTCCTAAGCCAGACCCCAACCTCACCCCCATGGGGCTTCCCAGACCAAAGAG GTTAAAGAAGACCGAATTCAGCTTGGAGGAAATCTATACCAATCAGAATTACAAATCTCCCCCAGCTACCAG gtgcCTGGAAACCATTTTTGAAGAGCCAAAGGAGAAAAATGGGTCTTTGATCTCTgtcagccagcagaagagaaaacGGATTTTGGAGTTCCAGGACTTCACCATTCCCCGGAAGAGGAGAGCTCGTAGCAGAGTCCGAGTGACGGGCGGCTACACTCGGGCGAAGAAGGCGGCCCTTGAAGGAAGGGAACTTGACGTCCTCCTCATTCAGAAACTGACCGACCTTGAGACTTTCTTCGCCAAGGAGGAGACGCAGGAGCAAGCTGCATTGTGTAGTTGA